The following nucleotide sequence is from Cytophagia bacterium CHB2.
TCAACCGGCTGCAGGGCTTGATCGGCGCGGACGAGATCCTCAAATAAAATTTTGCGCAAGGCCGGGGAAAAAAATTGGCCGATCTGGCCGAGGCGCTCGCGCGCACGCGCGGCGAGCAGATGCTGCTTGGCAATCGCGCCGAGCGCGGCAAAAAGGCGCTGCACTTCGTTGATCTGGTCGCCGGGCAGCGCATGCGCGCCGGTGGCATACAATGCAAAATTCTCACGCTCGGCCAGCGCGATGGCGATGCACATGGCCCATTGCGCGCCGGAAAAAATCAGCGACTCCCGCCCGGGCGGGACGCCTTCCCGCTCGCCGGCATGCCAAACGCTTACCGCGCATTCATCGCCCTGCGCGCACAACGCCTGTTGCAGCAAATGGCGGCTGGGCTTTTGATGCTCCGCGGCGTTGTTATGTTCAATGGATTCCGCCGCGGGAATGGGCGAGGGATAAACGGCATCGTCCCCGGCTTCGATTGTCCAGGCCGAAACGTGCAGGCCGGGAATGTGGGCTTGCAGTGTGCGGCACAACGCCAGCAGAAAATCCGCGGGGGATTCGTTGATCTTCATCAACCCGGGCATTTTCTCGATGATGGTGATAAAGCTGCGGAATTCATGGCTGGCGGTGGCGAACGTCATCGCGCTCGAGGAGAAAACATACGTGCGGTCCGGCAGAGGCTCGACATCCGCTTCGGCGAGAAACCGGAATACCGTTTTCCCGGCGGTGAAGCTTTCGCCGGGATGCAATTCCAAAACCGCGGCCGCTTCATCGGCATTGAGTTTTTGGCTGGCGAGAGCATGGCGTTCCACGCGCAGTTTGTTGCCGGAGATTTCAAGCCACGCCTGCCTGCGGCTCAACGAACGGTCGCCGGGAAAAACCAGCATATCCGGCTCCATTTCCGCGCTGCCCAAAAGATAACGGCGGCCCGGTTCAAGCGCGAAGGCGCGGGAAACATTGAGGCCGGCGAGATAGGCGAGAAGTTTATAAGATGGCGCTGGCATAGTCGTTGTTCTTAAAAACTTTTTGAACTGGGCGCGTGGTTTTATATTCTGGAGTTGCCTTGTTCGCTTTTCTCACATTGGCTTGCAAAACCTTCGCGGGAAAATCTACTATGAAAAAGCTCGAAATCACTCTCACCGATCCTCTCCATTCCCAACGCGGTGACGTGGTTATAGCGGAGCTGCCTTTTATTCAAGATTTCACTCAAAGCAAAAACTTTCACGCTAAGACGCAGAGTCGCAAAGGTATCGCAAAGAAGAAACTTTGCGGCTTTGCGTGATGCTTTTTCTTCTTGGTTGCGGTTCATCCGCCTTGTGATAATATTTTAGCCCCACCTCTGCCACCACCGGCCCGGCCGCCGCGCGGCTTCGCGCACGAACTCGGCAAACACGGGTGAAAACAATTTTCCATTCAACACGAAACCGGCTTGTGCGAGATCCTTCATCGCAAACGCATGTTCGCGCGGCGGTTTTTTGTTTCGCGCCAGGGCCATCACCACGGCTTTTTCGGATTCCTCGAATTTTTCCCAATACTCCTGAAAATGCGGCTGCGCTTCTTCCAAAAAGGCTTCTTTCATTTTTCGATAGGCCGCTTTATCGCGTATTTCTCCGGAAAATAAAACGGCGCAAACCATTTGAATGAAGATCGGAAAATGCCCGGCCAGCTCCAGCACGAAATCCGTGTGCCCGGCCAGCGGCTTTCCCGCCCGGGCCGAAGGCTCGGCGATGAGTTGTTTCGCCTCTTCGAGCTTGAACGGGCCGAGATTCAAATTGGTGAAGATGTTAAAAAACGGCGAATCCGCAATTTCCTTGGTGTGACACAGGCTTTGCAGTTGCGCG
It contains:
- a CDS encoding adenylate/guanylate cyclase domain-containing protein: MPAPSYKLLAYLAGLNVSRAFALEPGRRYLLGSAEMEPDMLVFPGDRSLSRRQAWLEISGNKLRVERHALASQKLNADEAAAVLELHPGESFTAGKTVFRFLAEADVEPLPDRTYVFSSSAMTFATASHEFRSFITIIEKMPGLMKINESPADFLLALCRTLQAHIPGLHVSAWTIEAGDDAVYPSPIPAAESIEHNNAAEHQKPSRHLLQQALCAQGDECAVSVWHAGEREGVPPGRESLIFSGAQWAMCIAIALAERENFALYATGAHALPGDQINEVQRLFAALGAIAKQHLLAARARERLGQIGQFFSPALRKILFEDLVRADQALQPVEEEAVVCFFDLRGSSLLAEGRDVYAGQNAARQHFALLESILGNAANVIFETGGIVIDFQGDGILACWGVPPGREGAPEHPVEQALLAARQIVELMAEYDWPAIVTESGAAQRCGAGITCGKVLAGLFTAQGQNHTRLSKYAVIGRAVNQAARLEALTKKLGVPILVDGNVARQADNKKFLLRRICNLQPAGMHEVLAVHELVVSPQAGGTGIDENGIALYAAALAHFEHGDFAAAGMALREAPQDAVGRFLEAQITQQFKARPSPTWDGVINFSI